The Phoenix dactylifera cultivar Barhee BC4 unplaced genomic scaffold, palm_55x_up_171113_PBpolish2nd_filt_p 000893F, whole genome shotgun sequence genomic interval gttgaggtttgaggaagatgatgaaggTTTTGAGAGAGTTAGGATTTGAAATgagagattagatctaaattctagaagaagaagagatctaATCCTCTAAAAAGCCACCTCCCCCCGCCCGACACAAAAGGAGCCATGCAACCGCCTCCAATATCCCAGTGAACACTTAAACTGCCACCACCACCTTTAGCACCACCACCAAGACcacatttttattttaaaaagagtAATAACATCAAACATagttatatttaaaataaaaaaggaaatatttttttgaaatttaaattttaaaataagaaataatttttttgtttttttctttcaaaattaaaaaggtgCATCGACATTGTTTAATCAAATGATAATAATTAATGCTATCACTGCTTTCTCATTTCTTTTTTCAAGAATCCTACAACCCATTCAGCCGTTTATGCCAGCCCATTAGAAACAGGTTCAATTGATCATCTACTTACTATTCGAGAAACACGCGAGAAGAGATCTAGTTGATGGCTACGAGTGGAAGCAATTCACAAGTTCATTGCATCCACCTCATAGTCCCATCAAGGCCCATTTCATCAGTGTCTGTCCAGTCAACACATGAAGACGCACAGCCCACAGCCCATCTCAAATACCTCCGATACGTGCTTACGAAAAAAACACCACCTGGTGGGCCTCCCTCTCACCAGAAAATCGGTGAGTTGGTTGCTCGCCCGTCCTATCAGGCGCCGCGCACCGCAAGCCGAATCCAACTCTACCAGCCCACTGCAAATGTGGCGCCCGCCTGGGCCtgccacaactccattttcctCACTGCACCTTCATCACAATTCGCAACCATgaccttagaaaaaaaaaagagacaaatTCCTTCCTTTGCTTTCCACAAGCATCGACCCACTTCCAACGCCGAAGTATAGCATCAATTCCTCGCACGCGTTCGAGCGATGATCATCCCAAAAGAATCTCGCCAACTTTCTATATTCTCGTGCCCCAACCAAGGCATCCCCGAAGGCCATTTATAGGCTTGGCCGATACACTCTTGGGAGCCAAAGCAGAGATGGGGTGGTTCTTTCGTGAGAGGAGAGGACCCCCATGGAagcaagggtggatggagcagGTCCTGTCCTCGagctccctccctcctccctctcttgtcctcatcttCGCGATCGTGAtgctcttcctctttctctcatGGCACATAGACTACCGGACTCAGCTGCGCCGCACCGAGGTCGGCTttcgcctcctcctcttcctcctccccgtCGCGCTCATTGTCGTCGCCCGTTTCATGCTTTTGGATGGCAGGTTCTTGCTCCGGCTGCCGCGGCCTGAGCAGGAGTCGATCCACCGGGCCGGCAGCTCGCCATGGGGGGTGGCGCTGCTGCTGCTCGTGCTCTTGTTGATGATCTCCTATCAGTCTTCCTTCCACTCTCAGTGGTTCCGCCCGTTGTGGAGGGTGGATTAGCATTTTAGCGTCAAGGGTGTAcagttatcatcatcatcatcatcatgcgTCTCTCCTAATTTTAGCTTTTATTACatacatatacgtatatatgtatgtatgtatgtatgtatatccaAACCACCTGGTTTTGTAACTACAAATAAACCGTACATGGAGGTGTGATGGAGTTTGTATTTGCCACTTGGGTGTGCGAATGACCACAGATGTTATGCTTTCATATTGGCCCAATTTCAAGTTTATAAATCAGCTGGAACTTATAATCTTGGTGTTATAATCGTCGGCCAGGTTGGTAATATATTGACCGCTATGATCTGGTAGATGCCAATAATATTGGCCAATAATTCGGTACAATATCATTATCATTGTatcaattgaaatatttttaatattttaaaatattttttttcttcaataataTTGAGTTgtctttattagtaatttactTACAAAACGACTGAAACcctaatttatattattttaaccaTATCAACTAACACGATTTTTATATAACTTTTGAAATATCAAGAACctgctaatttttattttttttcctctccttgaccaagataaataaatagtttcatttttttcattttgggaTTCATGAAGGACATCGGCCTTGGAAATCAGTCAGTAACCTCGCTACCCAATGGAAGATAATTGACAGATaaaatgaaaagagaagaaaatatgCTAGATAGAGAGTGTATACAACTCATATTATCaatcattttttaaataatggaTTCCAATAAAAAGATATTTACTTCATCCTTAAATTCTATGAGCTTCTTCAAACAAATGAACTTCTTCGTTAAATGGACTCGAGGCGCACATAGAATATAACATTAACATCTACACAGGTAAAGCCATTCATCGAGACTGAAAGGCGATATCTGAAAACCTTAAATGAATATGAAAATATGTATATTTGTTTTTTTGATAAATCTGATAAATTAAACCAAATGAATATAAGTATTATCAATCAAAATCAGCAAACAAAATATTTAACAATAAAATATAAAGATACATCTTAGAATTTCATAATGTTGATCTTATATGATTGGCTACATAAAATATCATCCAAACAGCTATACTATTggctttaatatatatataattttttagaaaatatatatttaataaattatttgtaTGATGCGGGCTTGATTGTCTAGAAGGTTGAATTGATAAAGCTGCTACAAACTTTAGATTTACCCTTCTAGAACTCGATGTACTTTCCTTAATCAAGAAGAAAGGCATTTGCGTTTTAGTTAACACTTAACGGAGCTAAATTAAAGAGTTAGCATGGTGTCTTTAAAAGTCAAAAGTGATTGATTCCTTCTCCATCTCTTTTCCCTTGGCTGAGTTATATATTATAAGACTAGAGTTGGATGCCCTGGATTGTCCTGTCCTCTATATGATATCCATTGTTTAAATTATTACATGACAAAACCTAAGTATTTAGCTTTTTTCTTGAAAAGTAATATTGAGAATAACAATCTCATTTTTGTTCATGGGCTATTTAATTGCTTTTACATTGCTGTGAATAAAAATGCTGCATCAGTATTTATAGATGTTTGTGACTTGCTTGCATTTGAAAACTGCAGCTGCAATTCCGTATCTAATTGTTTAATGTGGAAAGAATATAATCACCTTGCAACTGACATTATAAACTTCCACCAACacaattatataatattattatattaggtTATCATAGCAAAttgttatataatatataatacaaGATGAGATATATAATAATACTAAACTATAATTACTAAGATCCCTGAAATGTATAAGAGTCTAGTGGGGCATTGTAGCTGTAGGAACATAGATTTTGAGTCTATACCAGTTCTGCAACAGCAAATACAAGATTTAGTGATGGCTGATGCTAAGAAGGTTTGTTTTCTGAGACCTTAGttttactctttcttttctttctcttttctgggTCAAATGACCCACcgatgtacccaaaaaaaaaaaaaaagaagaagaagaaaaaaaagagagcagtGCTGTAACATAGCAGATGGTATAATAGAGTTTGGCATGGGTATAATTGAAATGTAGAAATGGTGGTGAGGGTTGTAGAGAAGCACATTGACAGAGCTCATTATGCTCACAAGCTAATTCATCCAGCTGACTCTAATTGATATTTAGTTAGCTTCTTTGTTGTGGTCACACACGCACATATTGTAACGTTAGATTAATATATTCATTCTCAACTGACGCATCCTCGTTCTTGTTCAGAGGAAAACGTTAAATGTGGCTCCCTGAAATGTACGTTAGCTTCCAGAGCAGAGGAACTCGTCCTAGGCCTCAGCAGACTCCTAATGCTAGAGAGACCCGCACCTGAACTCCCAGCAACCAAAACAATTTATAGCAAAATATTTTTCGATACTACTAACTCTTagacttcaaacttcattagaTCACTCTCTTTTTTTGGGGTGTTAAATTGAACGGGCACTCACCTTCACCTCCATAGAATACTGATCTGATATTTTAAAGATTCATTTGGTAcgcaaattttttttcttctaaaaagcTGATACTATATAATGTCCAAAATAGTAGTTTTTGCATATTGACCATGAAAAAGTAATACACATCATAATGACTAATATTTGGCCAAATaactttttttctaaaaaaaattatataaaatacttattatacctctaataaaaaaaatcttttcttaTACTATTTgcacttttggaaaaaaaattacgTAAAAAATTAGAGTTTCCCATATccaacataaatttttttatataatataacaattttattttcatgaaaaaactatattttcatctttctcttttgaaaactccaaccaaccaTACATAAAGCCTCTCCATACCTTCCCATTGACCCCACTTGCCCTTGCCCTTTTATTTCTCACAAACCAAATGAGTCCTAACAGTCAGCAAATACCCAGAATTTTGACCCTAGACCTCCAGTAGGGCTCATGGTAAGATGCCAATCAGCTGCACCAACAATTGTTGGGGATACTTATAATAGTTAAAACCCAGAACATAGTTAGCAGTCAAGTCCAGTTGACACATACTACAGTTGTGATTATGAATAAATTGATAATAAAGTCCATGCAATATTCAGCCCTATTACTCAGTAAGATAAAACACCCAGTGCCAAGATCTATATATAGTACGGTACAATGCCACAAAAGAGGCACGACCACTGAAACTAAGAAGCCACCACCTAAACCTACATGAGCAAAAAGTCAAATTCGATTAAGTACTAGCAGAAGCTTATTTCCCCTCGAAAAAAGAATTAAGTACTAGCAGAAGCTAATTACTGTGCGATAACACTCTATGCATCCAGAACAAAGAAAATATGCATAACTATGTAGAATTAGAACTGCAACGTCGCTCATCTCTAATAAACTGAAAAAAATGCTTCTATAAACTGATCCTGGCTTTATTAGCTCATAGCTAATATATGATCCTGTAACTATAACATGCAAGAGGTACTATTTCACAGTACTGGAAGCCAATAACATATGATCAATTTTTGTCTAGTTGGAATTAAGAGCTGAAACTTGTTCAGATTGAAGTAAACTGACAACAAATGCTTCTACAAGTCAACATTGCCAACATGTAAATAATacactatatcattgaattaCTAGTTTGCATCAAATCCCCAAGAAAGAAACAAGTTTTTTTGGTACAAGAAAGAAATAAGTAGTTCAATATCACATCTAGATAAGTAACGGACACTAAATCCAACACAAGAATTAAATGTTACCCATCAGGTACTCCTAGCCAAAGATGAAACATTAGCTCATGTTTGTAATCGTGATAACTATTTGGACTGGGCAGCATACTGTATTTCTGATCCATGGATTCCACTTTTTCCTTCATCATTTGTACCTTCTAAGCAGCTGCCGTTTGGTCTCCGAGGCCActcatgaaagagtagatgccctacaagccaatcgcaatatgtattgtgaaggattttcttttgattttccaaatcatgtacatgacatttaatataaataaaggcattgtgtttcatcatatgctgttgattatatttgtgatgaacctcttagattaagacaatgattttgaggctat includes:
- the LOC120107533 gene encoding uncharacterized protein LOC120107533 translates to MGWFFRERRGPPWKQGWMEQVLSSSSLPPPSLVLIFAIVMLFLFLSWHIDYRTQLRRTEVGFRLLLFLLPVALIVVARFMLLDGRFLLRLPRPEQESIHRAGSSPWGVALLLLVLLLMISYQSSFHSQWFRPLWRVD